The Aphis gossypii isolate Hap1 chromosome 3, ASM2018417v2, whole genome shotgun sequence genome includes a region encoding these proteins:
- the LOC114121518 gene encoding eukaryotic translation initiation factor 5A: protein MADIEDTHFDTGDSGASTTYPMQCSALRKNGFVMLKARPCKIVDMSTSKTGKHGHAKVHLVGLDIFSGKKYEDICPSTHNMDVPFVKREDYQLTDISDDGYLCLMSDNGDLREDLKIPEAEIGQQLKNEYDAGKELLCTVLKSCGEECVIAIKTNTALDK from the exons ATGGCTGACATCGAAGATACTCACTTTGATACCGGAGACTCTGGTGCTTCGACCACATACCCCATGCAATGTTCAGCTTTACGAAAGAATGGATTCGTTATGTTAAAA gCTCGCCCGTGCAAAATTGTGGATATGTCCACATCTAAGACTGGTAAGCATGGTCACGCTAAAGTCCATTTAGTTGGCCTAGATATATTTTCTGGTAAGAAATATGAAGATATTTGCCCGTCAACTCACAACATGGATGTTCCATTTGTTAAACGAGAAGATTAtcag ttgacTGACATATCAGATGATGGCTATTTATGTTTGATGTCTGACAATGGTGATTTGCGTGAAGACTTGAAGATTCCTGAAGCTGAAATTggtcaacaattaaaaaatgaatatgatGCTGGAAAAGAACTTTTG TGTACTGTATTGAAATCCTGTGGCGAAGAATGTGTGATTGCCATTAAGACAAACACTGCTTTGGACAAATAA
- the LOC114121474 gene encoding heat shock 70 kDa protein 4 — MAAMSVIGIDFGNESCYVAVARAGGIETIANDYSLRATPSCVAFSPRNRIIGVAAKNQMVTNMKNTVHGFKRLLGRTIDDPFVKQELKHLQFGVVKGDNNKIGINVNYLNEQQTFSPEQITGMLLTKLKEISESSLKTKVNDCVISVPSYFTNAERKALLDSASIAGLNVLRLFNETSATALSYGIYKQDLPNPEEKPRNVVFVDCGYTSLQVFICAFNKGKLKMLASTFDSQLGGREFDYILAEHFSKDFKSRYNIDPRTNARAFLRLLTEVEKIKKQMSANSTKLPMNIECFMDDKDVHADIKRSEFEELAMYLFNRVEVTLEQCLKDSKLSKDDIYSVEIVGGSSRIPYIKNLIEKIFGKTPSTTLNQDEAVARGCALQCAMLSPAVRVRDFSVTDIQSFPIELLWDPADNSDDGRAEVFPKNHAVPFSKMLSFYRLAPFTVKAHYSGPIPYADSYIGQFTVRDVKPTADGASQKVKVKARINLHGIFSISSATLLEKSELVEEVPPSEPMESNETEPQPTEPEEKKEEKKKSVTKTIDLRIESLTHGYSTMDLNNYIEQEGKMVASDRQEKERIDVRNSLEEYIYDMRSRVSSEEDLASYIVDADKQKIVKQLEDLESWLYEEGEECIKNIYTEKLDLLKMVGEPIKRRKVEYTTFPSVRDQAIQLISKAERDIDAFRKGSEQFNHLDSAEVDKLSETLNNAKSWLDEKTAKVTASPLYKDIPIKLDEFVREKHSIEENISKVLYKPKPAPKVEPPPPKEEEKKEPEPMETEQPVENGKDA; from the coding sequence atgGCCGCGATGTCCGTAATAGGTATAGACTTCGGCAATGAATCGTGTTATGTGGCCGTGGCCCGGGCCGGCGGCATCGAAACGATCGCCAACGATTACAGCTTGCGGGCCACGCCGTCGTGCGTTGCCTTCAGCCCCAGGAACCGTATCATCGGTGTGGCTGCGAAGAATCAGATGGTTACCAACATGAAGAACACCGTGCATGGCTTCAAGCGATTGCTGGGCCGGACCATCGACGACCCGTTCGTCAAACAAGAGCTCAAACACCTGCAGTTCGGCGTGGTCAAGGGTGACAACAACAAAATCGGAATTAACGTCAACTATCTAAATGAACAACAAACATTCAGCCCAGAGCAGATCACCGGCATGTTGCTGACCAAACTCAAAGAGATATCTGAGTCATCGCTCAAGACTAAGGTAAATGATTGTGTCATTTCAGTTCCTTCTTATTTCACAAATGCCGAGCGCAAGGCATTGCTTGACTCTGCCTCTATTGCTGGACTCAACGTCCTGCGTCTGTTCAATGAAACCTCTGCCACGGCACTGTCCTATGGTATCTATAAACAGGACCTTCCTAACCCCGAAGAAAAGCCCCGTAATGTTGTGTTCGTTGACTGCGGATACACTTCCCTCCAAGTTTTCATCTGTGCGTTCAACAAAGGCAAATTGAAGATGTTGGCTAGTACGTTTGACTCTCAATTGGGCGGTAGAGaatttgattacattttagCTGAACATTTCAGTAAAGACTTCAAGTCccgttataatattgatcCAAGAACTAATGCAAGGGCGTTTTTGAGATTGTTGACAGAAGTTGAAAAGATTAAGAAGCAGATGTCTGCTAATTCCACTAAGTTGCCAATGAACATTGAGTGTTTCATGGATGATAAAGATGTGCATGCTGACATTAAAAGATCAGAATTTGAAGAATTAGCcatgtatttattcaatagAGTTGAAGTCACATTAGAACAGTGCCTTAAGGATTCTAAGCTGAGTAAAGATGACATTTATTCTGTAGAGATTGTTGGCGGCTCCAGTCGTATTCCATACATCAAGaacttaatagaaaaaatcttTGGCAAAACACCTAGCACCACTTTGAATCAAGATGAGGCCGTGGCTCGAGGATGTGCTTTACAATGTGCAATGCTATCACCAGCTGTGCGAGTAAGAGATTTCAGTGTTACTGATATTCAAAGTTTTCCTATTGAACTCCTATGGGATCCAGCTGATAACTCGGATGATGGTCGTGCTGAAGTTTTCCCTAAAAATCATGCTGTtccattttctaaaatgttatcTTTCTACAGATTAGCTCCATTTACTGTTAAAGCTCATTACTCTGGCCCTATCCCTTATGCAGATAGTTATATTGGTCAATTCACTGTTCGTGATGTCAAACCTACAGCTGACGGAGCAAGCcaaaaagttaaagttaaagCCAGAATTAATTTACATGGTATATTCAGCATTAGTAGTGCTACACTTTTAGAGAAATCTGAATTAGTAGAAGAAGTTCCACCTTCTGAACCTATGGAATCAAATGAAACTGAACCTCAGCCAACTGAAcctgaagaaaaaaaagaagaaaagaaaaaatctgTTACAAAAACTATTGATTTACGTATTGAATCTTTGACTCACGGTTATTCGACTAtggatttaaataactatattgagCAAGAAGGTAAAATGGTTGCGTCTGATCGCCAGGAGAAAGAAAGAATTGATGTTCGTAACAGTCTTGAAGAATACATTTATGATATGAGAAGTAGAGTTTCTAGTGAAGAAGATTTAGCCTCCTATATAGTAGATGctgataaacaaaaaattgttaaacagTTAGAAGACCTGGAATCTTGGCTGTACGAAGAAGGCGaagaatgtattaaaaatatttatacagagAAATTGGATTTGTTAAAAATGGTTGGTGAACCCATCAAGAGACGTAAAGTAGAGTACACAACTTTCCCATCTGTTAGAGATCAAGCTAtccaattaatttcaaaagctGAAAGAGATATTGATGCATTTCGTAAAGGAAGTGAGCAGTTCAACCACTTAGACAGTGCTGAAGTAGACAAGTTGTCTGAAACACTTAATAATGCCAAGAGTTGGTTGGACGAAAAGACAGCCAAAGTAACTGCATCTCCTTTATATAAAGACATTCCGATCAAGTTAGATGAATTTGTTAGAGAGAAACATAGTATAGAAGAGAATATAAGcaaagttttatataaaccaaAGCCAGCACCTAAAGTGGAACCTCCGCCACCTAAGGAAGAAGAGAAAAAAGAACCAGAACCAATGGAAACTGAACAGCCAGTCGAAAATGGTAAAGAtgcttaa
- the LOC114121468 gene encoding polyglutamine-binding protein 1: MPLPPALAKKLATRGILTENEAKNNTKEVEEEVIAECYDDIDDTNDNSGSDSQDSDEENDKPDPKILDKFKGHHGCPNKSNVYHECTKYCEQRWKNGIKRPRNGYLKSRNAMLEKFPLPKNWHEVYDPGTGRFYYWDVVNDSVCWLPPSHPRSIVTDSVAQFRFERHAIMQNMDKKTSDSESSSDDSEDERQKRKKNPMPPPVQEIRAKEVRYDREPKRKDPPRRVTKHNDLDPMDPAAYSDISRGSWSDGLTVEAKSGVDTTASGPLFQMRPYPSPGAVLRASSGQTKRK, encoded by the exons ATGCCTTTACCTCCAGCTTTGGCTAAAAAGTTGGCAACTCGAGGAATACTTACTGAAAACGAAG ctAAGAATAATACAAAAGAAGTTGAAGAAGAAGTAATTGCAGAATGTTATGATGACATTGATGATACAAATGATAACTCAGGTTCAGATTCACAAGATAGTGATGAAGAAAATGATAAACCAGATCCTAAAATCTTAGATAAATTCaaa GGTCATCATGGTTGTCCAAATAAGTCAAATGTATATCATGAATGCACTAAGTATTGTGAACAGCGATGGAAAAATGGTATCAAACGACCAAGGAAtggatatttaaaatctagaaATGCTATGTTAGAAAAATTCCCTTTACCTAAAAATTGGCATGAAGTTTATGATCCTGGAAC tggcagattttattattgggATGTAGTGAATGATTCAGTTTGTTGGCTACCTCCTAGCCACCCTCGTTCAATTGTTACTGATTCTGTTGCACAATTTCGGTTTGAACGTCATGCTATAATGCAAAATATGGATAAAAAGACTTCAGATTCAGAG agtaGTAGTGATGATAGTGAGGATGAAcgacaaaaaagaaaaaaaaatcctatgcCACCGCCTGTTCAAGAAATCCGTGCTAAAGAAGTGAGATATGATCGTGAACCAAAACGTAAAGATCCTCCAAGAAGAGTAACAAAACACAATGATCTTGATCCTATGGATCCAGCTGCTTATTCAGATATTTCCAG gGGATCTTGGAGTGATGGACTTACCGTTGAAGCAAAATCTGGGGTGGACACAACTGCCTCTGGACCATTATTTCAAATGCGTCCATACCCTAGTCCAGGTGCAGTTTTACGAGCTTCATCTGGCCAAACCAagcgtaaataa
- the LOC114121472 gene encoding uncharacterized protein LOC114121472 isoform X1, translating to MELESEIVQDKVIEEIDVFLFDMPEEYSLGHCVAQDMRMSAGIAIHFKQVFGRVGELMDQRPDVGTVAYLQQNDRYIYYLITKERSNKKPTYDSITAAIKKLRDFIVKHDVKKLAIPRIGCGLDGLNWSRVRGIIENEFQNIGCTIKVCHFTQNKTKESESLQVKHPTAVKLHKNIKDIRKREFEKLNIILYSRTTTLPIYWDQHFQSVNEKYCFKSEYYRDYQKDREVGQCLYYNTIEACIFVIITNENTSDHFSYQNLEKGLIKIKMLIEKDQWHPTFIIHTMRNRLFEYLINQKIVSLICSAFLDLTPCVILEIESSN from the exons ATGGAACTCGAATCGGAAATTGTCCAAGACAAAGTTATTGAAGAAATTGATGTGTTCTTATTTGATATGCCTGAAGAGTATTCTTTAGGACATTGTGTGGCTCAAGATATGCGAATGAGTGCTGGTATCGCCATACATTTCaa gcAAGTGTTTGGAAGAGTTGGTGAACTGATGGACCAAAGACCTGATGTTGGTACTGTAGCGTATTTACAACAGAATGAtcgatatatttactatttaattacaaaagaaCGTAGTAACAAAAAACCAACATATGATAGTATAACTGCagccattaaaaaattacgtgattttattgtaaaacatgATGTCAAAAAATTAGCCATCCCACGTATTGGTTGTGGTTTAGACGGATTAAATTGGTCAAGAGTAAGaggtattattgaaaatgaatttCAAAACATAGGATGTACAATTAAAGTTTGTCATTTTACAcag aataAGACAAAAGAGTCAGAATCACTCCAAGTTAAACATCCAACTGCTGTAaaacttcataaaaatatcaaagataTAAGAAAGCGAGAATTTGaaaaactgaatattatattatattctcgaACAACTACTTTACCAATATATTGGGatcaacattttcaatctgtcaatgaaaaatattgcttCAAGTCAGAATACTATAGAGACTATCAGAAAGACCGTGAAGTTGGACAATGTTTATACTACAACACTATAGAAGcttgtatatttgttataatcacAAACGAAAATACATCAGATCATTTTTCATATCAAAACTTAGAAAAAGgactcataaaaataaaaatgttgatagagAAGGATCAATGGCACCCAACATTCATAATACACACAATGCGTAATCGTTTATTCGAATATctcattaatcaaaaaattgtatctttaATTTGTTCAGCATTTTTAGACTTAACTCCATGTGTAATTCTTGAAATAGAAAGTAGtaactag
- the LOC114121472 gene encoding uncharacterized protein LOC114121472 isoform X2 → MDQRPDVGTVAYLQQNDRYIYYLITKERSNKKPTYDSITAAIKKLRDFIVKHDVKKLAIPRIGCGLDGLNWSRVRGIIENEFQNIGCTIKVCHFTQNKTKESESLQVKHPTAVKLHKNIKDIRKREFEKLNIILYSRTTTLPIYWDQHFQSVNEKYCFKSEYYRDYQKDREVGQCLYYNTIEACIFVIITNENTSDHFSYQNLEKGLIKIKMLIEKDQWHPTFIIHTMRNRLFEYLINQKIVSLICSAFLDLTPCVILEIESSN, encoded by the exons ATGGACCAAAGACCTGATGTTGGTACTGTAGCGTATTTACAACAGAATGAtcgatatatttactatttaattacaaaagaaCGTAGTAACAAAAAACCAACATATGATAGTATAACTGCagccattaaaaaattacgtgattttattgtaaaacatgATGTCAAAAAATTAGCCATCCCACGTATTGGTTGTGGTTTAGACGGATTAAATTGGTCAAGAGTAAGaggtattattgaaaatgaatttCAAAACATAGGATGTACAATTAAAGTTTGTCATTTTACAcag aataAGACAAAAGAGTCAGAATCACTCCAAGTTAAACATCCAACTGCTGTAaaacttcataaaaatatcaaagataTAAGAAAGCGAGAATTTGaaaaactgaatattatattatattctcgaACAACTACTTTACCAATATATTGGGatcaacattttcaatctgtcaatgaaaaatattgcttCAAGTCAGAATACTATAGAGACTATCAGAAAGACCGTGAAGTTGGACAATGTTTATACTACAACACTATAGAAGcttgtatatttgttataatcacAAACGAAAATACATCAGATCATTTTTCATATCAAAACTTAGAAAAAGgactcataaaaataaaaatgttgatagagAAGGATCAATGGCACCCAACATTCATAATACACACAATGCGTAATCGTTTATTCGAATATctcattaatcaaaaaattgtatctttaATTTGTTCAGCATTTTTAGACTTAACTCCATGTGTAATTCTTGAAATAGAAAGTAGtaactag
- the LOC114121470 gene encoding 60S acidic ribosomal protein P2-like, translating into MRYVAAYLLASLGGKEPSNDDIEKILSSVGIESDAAKANLVLKELKGKNVDEVIESGRSKLASVPTGAAVAASAGAGAAAPAASEEKAAKKEEKKEESDNESDDDMGFGLFN; encoded by the exons atgcGTTACGTGGCTGCATACCTGTTAGCTTCCCTTGGTGGAAAAGAACCATCCAATGATGATATTGAAAAGATCCTAAGTTCTGTCGGTATCGAATCTGACGCAGCTAAAGCTAATCTCGTTCTCAAAGAACTGAAGGGCAAAAATGTCGATGAAGTTATTGAGAgtg GCCGATCTAAATTAGCTAGCGTACCAACTGGTGCCGCCGTAGCAGCATCTGCGGGAGCTGGAGCAGCAGCACCAGCAGCATCTGAAGAAAAag ctgcCAAGAAAGAGGAAAAGAAAGAAGAATCTGATAATGAATCTGATGATGATATGGGCTTCGGACTATTCAACTAA
- the LOC114121469 gene encoding 60S ribosome subunit biogenesis protein NIP7 homolog — protein sequence MKQLTDDRMKVFFEKLSKYIGSNIKLLIDRSDGKYCFREKKDRVYYVSEKVLNMGSMMNPDNIISIGTCFGKFTKSGKFRIHITSLDYLAPYAQHKMWIKPAAEQQFLYGHNVLKSGLGRITESTTQYQGVIVFSMSDVPLGFGVAAKNTTECKHTDPLSVVCFNQADIGEFIRCEDDLI from the exons ATGAAACAATTGACAGATGACCGAATGAAagtatttttcgaaaaattgtctaaata cattggttcaaatataaaattattaattgatcgTTCAGATGGAAAATACTGTTTTCGAGAGAAGAAAGATCGAGTTTATTATGTGTctgaaaaagtattaaatatggGATCTATGATGAATCCTGAcaacataataagtataggCACATGTTTTGGAAAATTTACTAAGTCAGGAAAATTTAGAATTCATATAACATCTTTAGATTATTTAGCTCCATATGCTCAG CATAAAATGTGGATAAAACCTGCAGCTGAACAACAGTTTCTTTATGGtcataatgtattaaagtCTGGTCTTGGGCGAATTACAGAAAGTACTACTCAATACCAAGGAGTTATAGTATTCTCAATGAGTGATGTTCCtttg ggTTTTGGTGTTGCAGCAAAAAATACTACTGAATGTAAGCACACAGATCCACTATCTGTAGTTTGTTTTAATCAAGCTGATATCGGTGAATTTATTCGATGTGAagatgatttaatataa
- the LOC114121516 gene encoding uncharacterized protein LOC114121516 — MMGELKKIFLLIQNDINQDNLKEALDTFNIHYNNIKDIKGFQNCTVGIVSILAQKLQSEFTLTNQIKQFGKNTNDVIQFADRCFKTIDLSQLQPLQNSLYVIVKYLLINNHVTEAVHFGNYLLNNLSPPCDVLKYLVQLFAHHIHKTCPIDDDLKKLNVILMWDAALNLVKRHTGKEIEYALSSLLTLVKNMSGLILHEGRTMDVVILDMTLESVLSSSVIRKKNDQECLMNLYYMLIENIVAVMQNMMRHRQMHVHNLIKHIKLMIDICCLNKIEKESLSFLISLFKFIDNSIKNGLDSNFELRKMIAFAESYEPTMILPNTMLYHVFKAAIITIIKLKNFWYEGLVINSSETISQMFVLLHRLVYVSKHSSIGQICCKSKNCDLNEDSTSEMSLINIVFIMIRHIINTNPTFLNSEDISKWMELFISLFDKVNKSNCSNKIAFIEFSLTSAYNLCISTTSSNFTHLCLDFLERLYLILDPCGIDSELVARVAILLSRYLYNKNKNDEALRCIAYWCVRTRSELAAQQWVYLKCKEERNNVIIKETILKKIKNDIDLKKKWPDFNLTKSDCTEIMWLELKAHNHQNKIKQDTTAVLELFEDLMCHTLSRELKCRVIITTAYIILHSNSINGLKRVIDVLEDYIRKLEVETSMEKKNMSLMLGNLYYANYLCLLKHLQNLVSKELDSYTEERLERGMEQQNIIQYEPISWILPLKIKPKLFNCLNWAVKNWSALINDTIKDEHDVKLLFRSLQEVAFILKLHGDSKEVEVWKLLYKLASNKKCQKHTFIALMELSKISEVDVVELSNLAKHLPKMAIDYKLALATSLLNQLKFNDAQVLLEGINDRELNNNILLMAEYSYLKSRLCFESRNFNKNECLSIFIDAYNLAHGLIKRLDYFYEYLAMHFVILSICSYLNLIYINTFKPLEARCFLKVQMNIVLKSVLTKRALNVFIMNCWNELMCCNFENANGQLEHIMTLLDFKEEELDLKMQKLTVNYSPNKCSSPLSDYRCSQIPRLNKMASPSLKRLNNKRTQMNITEYCDEAINSNGPFDPIIMHSVIEACLLKAVYCSKASQQKLAEHYFKRTFKLLELPVPQFNKNEVYNILKVRQTTLVKYHYAEHLVLFNDPSKSLVYLEKAKKSCHDEWLSMYVNELIISLRVKNIMSYAISSVIRSPVAETCLQELKTPMTSKLRVNTKSQGVPRFVTPAVRKLRMTLESPNSRQNKIKSPLIRGTEKIKNDSTVKKKVGKENIVKSTTKQDVEIKVREKRSTRKKETTEQPPSLIIKRRANRLNI, encoded by the coding sequence aTGATGGGCGagttaaagaaaatttttctTCTTATACAGAATGATATTAACcaagataatttaaaagaagCTCTTGAcacttttaatattcattacaataatatcaaagaTATTAAAGGATTTCAAAATTGTACAGTCGgtattgtaagtattttagCACAAAAACTTCAATCTGAATTTACTCTTACCAATCAAATTAAgcaatttggaaaaaatacaaatgatgTTATACAGTTTGCTGATCGATGCTTCAAAACAATTGATTTGTCTCAATTACAACCATtgcaaaatagtttatatgttattgtcaaatatttacttataaataatcatgtgACAGAAGCTGTACATTTTGgtaattatcttttaaataatttatctccACCGTGTGATGTACTGAAATATTTAGTTCAGTTATTTGCACATCATATTCATAAGACTTGTCCCATTgatgatgatttaaaaaagttaaatgttatacttatGTGGGATGCTGCATTAAACTTAGTGAAACGCCATACTGGAAAAGAAATTGAGTATGCATTATCTTCATTATTAAcacttgtgaaaaatatgaGTGGATTAATATTACACGAAGGGCGTACTATGGATGTAGTTATTTTAGATATGACTTTAGAATCAGTGTTATCTTCTAGcgttattagaaaaaaaaatgatcaagaatgtttgatgaatttatactatatgttaATTGAAAACATTGTAGCTGTAATGCAAAACATGATGCGTCATAGACAAATGcatgtacataatttaatcaagcatatcaaattaatgattgatatttgttgtttgaataaaattgaaaaagaatCATTGTCATTTTTGATATCATTATTCAAGTTTATTGACAACTCTATTAAAAATGGTCttgattcaaattttgaactaAGGAAAATGATAGCATTTGCTGAAAGTTATGAACCAACAATGATATTACCAAACACTATGTTATATCACGTGTTCAAGGCTgccattattacaattataaaactaaaaaactttTGGTATGAAGGATTGGTTATTAATTCTTCTGAAACAATTTCCCAAATGTTTGTTTTGCTACACCGTTTAGTTTATGTAAGCAAACATAGTTCAATTGGTCAGATATgttgtaaaagtaaaaattgtgaTCTCAATGAAGATTCAACATCCGAAATGAGTTTAATTAACATAGTATTTATCATGATACGacacataattaatactaatcccacatttttaaattctgaagaTATTTCAAAGTGGATGGAATTATTCATTTCTTTATttgataaagtaaataaatcaaactGCTCAAATAAAATTGCTTTCATTGAATTTTCATTAACAAGTGCTTACAACCTTTGTATTAGTACAACTTCTAGCAATTTCACACATTTATGCTTGGATTTCCTTGAACggttatacttaatacttgaTCCTTGTGGAATTGATTCAGAACTTGTTGCTCGTGTCGCAATTCTACTGAGTCGgtatttgtacaataaaaataaaaacgacgaAGCTTTAAGGTGTATTGCTTACTGGTGTGTGCGTACTCGTTCTGAACTAGCTGCCCAACAATGGGTTTATCTTAAATGCAAGGAGGAAAGAAATAATGTCATTATTAAAGaaactattttgaaaaaaattaaaaatgatattgatCTAAAAAAGAAATGGCCTGATTTTAATTTGACAAAATCTGACTGCACTGAAATAATGTGGTTAGAATTAAAGGCTCAtaatcatcaaaataaaattaaacaagatACTACTGCTGTGTTGGAACTATTTGAAGACTTAATGTGTCATACACTATCTAGAGAGCTTAAGTGTCGGGTCATAATTACTACTGCTTACATAATACTAcattcaaatagtataaatggtttaaaaagAGTAATTGATGTATTAGAGGACTACATTCGTAAACTAGAAGTTGAAACGTCTATGGAGAAAAAGAATATGTCATTAATGTtgggtaatttatattacgcAAATTACTTGtgcttattaaaacatttgcaGAACCTTGTCAGCAAAGAATTGGATTCGTATACTGAAGAGAGGTTGGAACGTGGTATGGagcaacaaaatattattcaatatgaaCCTATTTCTTGGATATtgcctttaaaaataaaacctaaacTTTTCAATTGTTTGAATTGGGCCGTTAAGAATTGGTCTgctttaataaatgatacaaTCAAAGATGAACACGATGTCAAATTACTGTTTAGAAGCCTTCAAGAAGTTGCTTTCATACTCAAACTGCACGGTGACTCAAAAGAAGTGGAAGTAtggaaactattatataaattagctTCTAATAAGAAGTGTCAAAAACATACTTTTATAGCACTTAtggaattatcaaaaattagcGAGGTAGATGTTGTAGAATTATCTAATTTAGCTAAACATTTGCCTAAAATggccattgattataaattggcATTAGCAACTTCTCttttaaaccaattaaaatttaatgatgcaCAAGTTCTATTAGAAGGTATCAATGATAGAGaattgaacaataatattttattaatggcaGAATATTCATACCTTAAAAGTCGTTTGTGCTTTGAATCTAGAAATTTCAACAAAAACGAATgtctttctatttttattgatgCTTATAATCTTGCACATGGTCTTATCAAAAGGctcgattatttttatgaatacttGGCAAtgcattttgtaatattaagtatatgttcttatttgaatttaatctatataaatactttcaaACCTTTGGAAGCTCGctgttttttaaaagttcaaatgAATATTGTTCTGAAGTCTGTTTTAACTAAAAGagcattaaatgtatttataatgaattgttGGAATGAACTGATGTgttgtaattttgaaaatgctaATGGACAGTTGGAGCATATAATGACTTTACTGGATTTTAAAGAAGAAGAGTTGGAtcttaaaatgcaaaaattaaCTGTAAACTACTCTCCAAATAAATGTTCTTCTCCATTGTCAGACTATAGATGCTCTCAAATCcctagattaaataaaatggcaTCACCTTCCCTAAAACGATTGAACAATAAACGTACACAAATGAACATTACCGAATATTGCGACGAAGCTATCAATAGCAATGGACCTTTTGATCCAATAATTATGCATTCTGTTATTGAGGCATGTCTTCTTAAAGCTGTTTACTGTTCTAAAGCTAGTCAACAAAAATTAgctgaacattattttaaacgtacaTTCAAATTATTGGAATTGCCTGTaccacaatttaataaaaatgaggtgtataacattttaaaagttagaCAAACAACTTTAGTCAAATATCATTATGCAGAACACCTAGTACTTTTCAATGATCCATCCAAGTCTTTGGTTTATCTTGAAAAAGCTAAAAAATCTTGCCATGATGAATGGTTATCAATGTACGTAAATGAACTAATTATTTCACTTAGagttaaaaacataatgagTTATGCAATTTCAAGTGTTATTCGATCACCTGTGGCAGAAACATGTTTACAAGAATTAAAGACACCTATGACTTCTAAATTACGAGTGAATACAAAATCACAAGGGGTTCCTAGATTTGTCACTCCAGCAGTAAGAAAATTAAGAATGACTCTTGAAAGTCCAAATTctagacaaaataaaataaaatcacctcTGATAAGAGGgactgaaaaaattaaaaatgattcaactGTTAAGAAGAAAGTTGGAAAAGAAAACATTGTAAAGTCTACAACAAAACAAGATGTTGAAATAAAAGTGAGAGAGAAAAGAAgtacaagaaaaaaagaaaccaCTGAACAACCACCatcgttaattattaaaaggcGTGCTAATAGAttgaatatttag